GATGTTCTGCCGCCGGACGTTGCTCTGGTTGTTCTGCAGGTAATCGTTCATGTACTTCATGAAGTCCATGTTGGTAAAATCCCGCACGAAGCCGTTGGTTACAAACAGGTCTTTCCAGCCATCGTTGTCGTAATCGGCTAACAGCGGAGCCCAGCTCCAGTCGGTATTGGACAGCCCGGCCAGTTGCCCGATCTCGCTGAACGTGCCGTCGCCGTTGTTGACCTGCAGCATGTTCCGCATGTACTGGTAGTGAAAACCGGTGCGGAGGTTGAGGTCAAATTTCTCGTAGTTGTCGGGGGCAAAGAGCAGTTTCTGCCGGCGGTTGTCTTCGGGCAGCATGTCCAGCACAAACACATCCGACAGGCCATCGTTGTTGATGTCGGCCACGTCGTTGCCCATTGAGAAGTGGGAGAAGTGGCCGAGGCTGGTTTGAATTTTATCCGAGAAATACGGCCCGCCTTTCCGGCCGTTGTTGATGTATAAATAATCCGGAATGGTGTAATCGTTGGAAACGTAGAGGTCCGGCCAGCCGTCGCTGTTAACGTCCGCAATACCGGCCCCCAAGCCGTATGAGAGCGAGGTGTTTCGCAGGCCGGCTTGGCGGGTGATGTCCTGAAAATACGGTTTTCCGGCTTTTAAATTGTTCCGGAAAAGCCGGATACCGGTTTCCAGACCCGGTTTTTTGAGCAGATCGGCCGTGCTGGCTTCGTCGAGAACGGGGAGTGATTTGGGGTTATGATTCAGCAGAAACAAATCCAGGTCGCCGTCTTTGTCGAAGTCGAAAAAGAAGCCCTGCGTGCCGTTGACGGGGTGGTTCAGGCCGTATTCCGCCGTTTTCTCGGTGAACCGGGGAATCCCACCCGCTTGGGCGCCCTCGTTGATAAACAACTGGTTAACCCGTTTTTCGGGTGACAGATTGCCCGAGTAGCAGACGTAAAGATCCAGTAAACCATCGCCGTTCACATCGGCCATCGTTACGCCGGTTTTCCACGGTCCCTCGCGTCCGGCCACACCCGCCGAGTCGGTAATGTCTTGAAATTTCAGGTTGCCCCGGTTGAGGTACAGCTTGTTCGGCACCATGTTTCCGGTAAAATACAAGTCGTCCAGGCCGTCGTTGTTGACATCCCCGACGGCCACGCCACCGCCGTTGTAGAAGTATTCGTACATCAGGACGTTGGTGTTCAGGCCCTCGGTCAGGTTGTTGGCAAAATCGACATGGGTTTCGTCCGACGACAGCAGCGTGAACAGGGGCGGGCCGGTGTTTTCCACGGCCGTTTGTTCTTCCCGGGAGGAAGAATCCCGGCAGCCGGTCAGAACAAACAGAAAAAAGAGGGGATAGAAGAGAGTGGCAAAGGGCAATTTCATACAATGGTACAACGAGACGGTATTGAAACAATCAGTTTACAGTGGGCGGTAACATTCGGTTGAATGCCTTATAAACTGTAAATGTAAGAAGGCTAACTACTTAATTCACTGCAAAATTGCAGCAATTTTCTCAGATCTCTTTCCTTTTTGAAATCGATCGATTCCGTTTTTAGATACGCTTCGATGGCGGATTTGTTTTTTGAGAATATTTTCAAAATGGTGCCCTTACTGAGTCGGTGGAAGCGATTGTTCTGATCGATCACCAGGTAAACGACATCCTTCTCCAGCAGCAGGTCGCCTTCCTGCCCAAGCCGGGCCAACTGACCGGTGCTCCCGACAAAAGACTTGTATTGGGTGATCGACGAGGTTCCGGACGATTGGTTGTATGCGCCATTCTTCTCGGCCCGGACGGTTTTGAAAATGGGTTTCATGGCCAGTTTAACGGGCAGGTACTCGGCGGTAACTTCCATAAAGCCGTATTTCTGATCATAAAGAAACGCCACTTCCGCGACCTGAACCGACCGGATCGTGGTTTCGTTGGCCAGGGCCAGCGTATCACCCCTGGGGTCGATGAACTGCATTTCCCCGATCAGGATGTTGTAGTTGAACCGCCCGGTTGCTGTCAATCCGTTGAGGTACGTTAGGGTACCGGTTCGGAAATCCGGGTACCGATACCGTTCCGGAAACGGTACGGATCGCTGCCAGTTGGGTCCACCTTTTACCCGGATCGTGGGCAAAGTTTGCGCCCACAGACGTACCGGATTGAAAAATCCCATTGCTACAATCAACAGAATCGTTTTCATGGTTTTGCGGTTCGGGTGCTTTCAAAAAATCTGTGCCAGCCCAAAATGAGCTGGCACAGGTCTATTGCGCGAATGGATGCACCGGTTCTTAGTAGCCCGGATTTTGCACCAGTTTGTTGTTCCGGTTCATTTCATCGCGGTGGATCGGCAGATAATACTGCTTATCGGCCCAGTTCCGGTTTTCCTTCCCGGGGTCAATCTCGGTTACTTTGTACGAGTAGTCGTAGCTCGTCGGGTCGTACTTATACAGTGTGACCGTTTTACCCGGCTTAAGCATTCCCGTGATCGTGATCCCGTTAGCTTTCCGGCCGAGTGTAGTCGGAGCGATCATCCAGCGACGGGCGTCGTGATAGCGGTGTTCTTCGAAGACCAGTTCAATCCGGCGCTCATTCCGATACCGCTCGCGCAGGGCTGCGCCTGATTCGGTGATGGCGGGCATACCGGCCCGGAAACGAATGCGGTTCAGCCAGAGTCTCGCTTCGGCATCCTGCCCCAGTTCGATACACGCTTCGGCGTAGTTCAAAGCGGCCTCCGTATAGCGGAAGAAAGGCCAGGGAATCTGCTGATACGTGTTCTGATCAACAATGGCCGGGTTCGGATCGATGAATTTGCGCATGTAATAACCCGTGTAGCTACCATTCCAGTCTTCCACCGAACTCTTCCGCGTATCCAGACCGGGAATCATTGCTTTGGCGCCGGATGCGTTTACAACTTCGTACGTTCCCGTTTGGATCTGGTTAACCGGATCTTTGGCAGCAACGTCGGCGGTCCGGGGTTTCCAGGTAGCGCCGTCGTACATGATGCTGGCGTAGAAACGGGGATCACGATTAGCGTAAGGCGTAGTGGCCTTGGCTGGATCACTCCAGCTAAACTTACTGCCATCCATCATTTCGTAGTCGTCGACCAGTAAGGAAATCGGCGTATTACCCGCCCAGTTGTGGTAGCCGTTCGGGCCGTTGTACAAGCCCTGTTGACCACCTGCTTCCTGCTTCTCGTTGATAAAGGAACGGGAGAAGAGTACATCCCGATCGCCACCGTTGCGCGACAGCGCAATGTTCATGTAGTTGGCCGTACCTTCTTCTTTGGTGGCCGGGGCCGTCATGTTGAACATAAAACCGTAGCTCGTCTGATCCAGGACGGCTTTGGAGGCAGCCTGGGCTTTCAGCCAGCGTTCGTTGCGGGTGCCGGTGGTGTAGCCGAGCAGCTCCGGTTTGGCGTAGGCCGCGTGCGTCGACGATTTGGCTTTGGCCGTCGGAACGTCGTACAGATCGCTGGCGGCATACGTCAGGATGCGAGCTTTCAGCGCCAGAGCCGCCACTTCGTTGGCCCGACCTTTCGCCATCGACATTCCTTTCAGCAGGGCCGCAGCATCTTCGCAATCTTTCACGATAAAGTTGATACACTCCTCCATGGTGTTCCGGGTAACCGTGTAATCGGCTTCACCCAGTTCATAAGGACGATCAACAATGGGAACTCCGCCGTAATATCGTACCAACTGGTGGTAGTAGTAGGCGCGCAGAAACTTAGCTTCTCCGGTTAGCCGCTCTACAATTTTGCCGGTATTGGCAAATTTGGGCTGAGCCAGGTTGGCCAGTGCGAGGTTGGCCGCCCGGATGCGCAGATACATCTGGTTCCACTCAATCGTTTCATTCACCCAGCCCGGATCAGCCGGGTTAGAACGGCCTTCGGTGATGGTGGTAATGTTCCGACCGGGGTGGGTAAAGATGGTTTCGTCGGTCAGCGAAGCCAGTTGCTGTTCGTTGAAACCGCCCTGTCCTAAGCCCGCATAGATTCCGGTTACAAAGGCTTCGGATAAAGCCGCGTCCGACCAGACAGCCTCTCCGGATACCTGATCCAGCGGCTGGGTGTTCACAAAATCGTCGTTACAACCCGTTACGGAAAAAGCTGCAATACCGACGGCTAATGTTATGGTTTTAAATTTTCGTAGCATGTTGAATTAAAAAATTAGAAACGAATCGACGCACCCACGTTGATAACCCGAGCCTGTGGATAGTATTGTCCAGTTGCGTTGTCAGCTTCCGGATCAAATGAGCCCAACTTGTTGAACAGAGTCGCCAGGTTTAAGGCATTGGCGTATAAACGCAAGCTGCTAACGCCTACTTTCTTGCCGATATTGTCCGGAATGGTGTAACCCACTTCCAGGTTTTTCAGACGGATATAATCCGCCGACCGCAACCAGTAGGTGTTGTTGTTTGAGTAATACTGGTCGCTCCGGTTGGCGATACGGGGGTGAACACTGCTCGGGTTTTCAACCGTCCAGCGATCCGTGTAGATCTCTTTCAGGAAGTTACCGATGTTACCTGATTCGCCCAGGCTGATGTATTGCTGCGCACCGGCAGAGCCCTGGAACAGAATCGTCAGGTCAAAGCTTTTGTACGTGGCCGAGATGTTCATACCACCCTGGAACAGCGGCAAATTGGTCCGTTTGTTCCGAACTTGATCTTCGGGGGTAATTTTTCCATCAGGACCTGAATTGTTCGGACCACCGATGTCTTTGTACTTCATGTCACCCGGGCGCAGCGTTTTCACGATGGCGGAGTAGTCGAGGGTGTTGGCATCAATTTCGGCCTGATCCTTGAACACCCCGTCGTACTGGTAAGCAATGTACGAGTTGATCGGCATACCCGTAGTCCGTTGCCAGGCCGGAGCACCCGGTGCTTCATCCCAGAAGATGATCTTGTTCTGAGCGTAACCACCATTGACGCTAACCGTAAACTTCAGATCCTTCACCTGACCGTTGTAGCCAATCTGACCATCGAAACCGCTGTTGCGAACTTTTCCGATGTTTTCCGGAGGCAGGACCAGACCCGTGGTACGGGGGATGGATGCATTCCGGGGGTAAAGAATCGAGGTCCGCAGGTTGTTGAAGTAGTCAAATTCAAAGTTAACCTTGCCGTTGAACAACTGACCTTCCAAGCCGATATCGGCGTTGTTGGCTACCTCCCACGTAATGGTCGGGTTCGGAATCCGGGCCTCCGTCAGCGTCTTCTGCTGCTGGTTGTTGATGATGTACGTGTTAAAGCCGTACGTTGCCAGGTACTGGTAGGTGGCCAGGTTGGTTGTGCCGGGCAGATAAATCTGGTCGTTACCCAACTGACCCCACGAACCGCGCAGTTTCAGGTAGTTGATGGCCGGGATGGAGTTTTTCAGGAAGTTTTCTTCTGAAATGACCCAACCTGCCAGGAAGCCGGGGAAGAAACCGTACCGGGTTGCCTGCGGGAAAATGTCGGAACCGTCATACCGCCACAGGAACTCCGCCAGGTATTTCTCTTTGTAGTTGTAGGCTACCCGACCGAAGTAGTTGATCCGGGCGCGTTCGTAAGCACTACCGTTGTTGTTTTTCTCCAGGTCACCACCGGCGAAAAGCTGATCGATGGCCGGAGAGATAAAGTACCGACGGTAGGCGTCAAAGCCCTCACCCGTGATCGTTTCGCGGTTAACCCCGGCCAGTACCGTCAGGCCATGATCTGTACCAAATTTGCGTTCGTAGTTCAGGATACCGCCCAACAGAATGTTCAACTGGTTTTCGCTGTAGAGGTTCAGACGGGGTTCGGCGGGTCCGCGTCGGCTGGCAATCAGGTTCGGGATACCGTTGGCATCAACTCCTGTTCCGCGCTCGTACAGCGTCCAGGGCGTCTGCCACAACCGACGGGTACGCAGTCTTTTATCAACAGCGGCTGTACCACTGAATTTCAAGCCTTCAATGCCCGGGATTTTGATGTCCAGCTGGCCATTGGTCTGGAAATAATCCTGTTTGTCTTTGTCGTAACCCGTATCGTTTGTGGTGATCACAACGGGGTTCTCACCGTTTTCGATGTCTGGGCCCGGACGACCGTCGGGCCAGAAAGCCGGTTGGTTCGGTTTACCGCGCATCTGCATCCGGAAGATCGCGCCAGCGCCCCGCGTCGGATAGAACCGGAACTCTTCGCGGCCCAGTAAGCCAACGGCTACGTGCACGTACTTGTTGATGTCGGCGTCGAGGTTTACGCGCAGGTCATACTGTTTGTAACCCGTTGCCGACCGTTTGTAGTACGCATCCTGATCCTGGTAGCCCAGCGAAGCTAGGTATTTAACCGATTCGGTACCGCCTGTGATTTGCAGGTTGTGCTGCTGCTGCGGAGACCAGGTTTTCAGCGTCGATTTATACCAGTCGGTGTTCGGGTGGCCCCAGGGGTCCGAACCGTCGTTGTATTTGGTAATGTCGTCCGGCTTGTAAGGCGCGGAGCGAACCGTTCCGTCGGGACGGGTATACGATCCGGTCGTTTTGTACGCCTGGGTAGCAGCCGCCCATTCGGATACCGGCAGTCCGTAGACATCCAGGTCGTTCAACATTTGGGCGTATTCAGCAGCGTTGGCCAGCTTCGGAATAACCGTCGGCTGCGAGAAACCCTGGTTGAAAGAATACGACAATTGTGGTTTACCCGTTTTGCCCCGCTTGGTGGTGATCAGGATAACCCCGTTGGCCGCCCGTGAACCGTAAATGGCTGCCGAGGCATCTTTCAACACCGAAATGTTTTCGATATCGTTCGGGTTGATCCGCTCCAGACCCCCTGAACGGGCCGGAACACCGTCGACAACGATCAGGGCGCTGTTGTTACCCAGTGTGTTCGTACCGCGAATCCGGATGGCTGAACCGTCGTAACCCGGTTCACCACTGCGGTTAACGGCAACTACACCCGGCAGACGGCCCGCGATGGAGTTGGACAGGTTCGTCGTTGGCGATTTGATCAGGTCGGTTCCTTTTACCGAAACAACCGAACCCGTTACGGTTTCTTTCTTCTGAACACCGTACCCAACGACCACAACTTCATTCAATTGGCTGACGTCATCGAGCAGTTTGACATCCAGGTTGGAGCGGCCGTTAAGAGCAACTTCCTGGGTAACGTACCCAATAAATGAAAACACCAGTGTAGCGCTCTTATTCGGAACGTTGAGCGTGTATGTGCCTTCCGAGGTTGTGGTTGTTCCCTGGGTGGTACCCTTGACAACAATGCTCACCCCCGGCAGGACATCACCGGCCGAACCCGTAACTTTTCCTTTTACGGTTGTTTGAGCCAGCGCACCAGTCACGGAAATAAGCATTAAATACAGCACTAACAGGTACCTTTTTTCGGGAGGCACCGGTACCTGATGAGTAGAATTTTTCATACAGATAAAGAAGGATTGGTTTTAATTAAGGAATTAACTAGGGACTAAGTACTCAAAACGTTTCAAGCGAAAGCGTGGATAGCAAGAGCGCAAGCGCAGTCAACTCCGGTTATCGGCTGATACCGGATGGCGCTTTTGAAAAACGAAAGGGAACTACTAACATGGGGAAGAAGCGTACTCGATTGTAGTAGTTTTCTGTCATAAGTGATAAAATTAATAGAGATGGTTTGATGGAAAGTTTACTCGTTTAAGGAAGTGCTGGTTCGGGACAATCGACCTGTTGGTGCATTTCTAGTAAAAGATTGCAACATTTTGTTACTGATAATTGGTCAACTAATTGGCCTGATACTAGCATTTATGGTTAAGGGTTTTATTTAAATAATACTATTTAATACTCGGGTACTTCCAAAATTATACTGTTAAATTAGTAAGAGAATAATAAATATTAAAATAATTTAACCTTGATAGTTAAAAAAAAGTAAAAATTGGTTAAAAAGTAGTCAATTCGACCGCAAATACCTGTGTTTACCGCAGACAGCTCTACCAAACAGGAGGGCGCCACGCTGCTCCGTCCGGTACCGTACGAAAACCGTCCGCAATCGGACATTAATAAAATGTAATACGTTTATACCGGTTTGTAAATCAATGCATTACCGATGTGGCACACGCTTGGTGGGTTTGCTGGTAGTGAGTTAGTGCGTACATGATAGGATAAAACCTCATTCCTTTATTCTGATGCTGCTGAATTACCTCAAAATTGCCATCCGAAACCTGCGGACGCACACGGTTTATTCGTTTATCAATCTTTTTGGTCTGGCGGTGGGCGTCGCAAGTTGTCTGCTCATCGTGCTCTTTGTGAACGATGAGCGGGCCTACGACCAGTTTCTACCCAACGCCAGCCGGATTTACCAACTCAACACCGCAGGAAACTTTGGCGGAAGCGATTTTACCGCCAGCGGCACCCCGCCCCCGCTGGGCAAAACGGTCATGCAGGAGCATCCGGAAGTGGAAGCCTATACGCGCCTGTTTAAAGTTATGGATGCGGTCGTGCAGCGGGAGCACAACGGAAAAGTCAATCGGTCATTTACTGAAGCACAAATTATGGCCGCCGACTCCAATTTTTTGCAGGTTCTGGGCTTCTCCACCCTTTTGGGCGATCCAGCCACCTGTCTGAAAGAGCCTAATTCCGTTGTTGTTACTGAAAAAATAGCCCGTAAATACTTCGGAAAACCGAATGTGGTGGGGCAGGTGCTAAAAATTAACAGCGACCCGTTCAAGATTACCGGTGTGCTGGCCGATTTGCCGTCGCAATCCTCGATTCAGTTCGACTTTCTGACGCCCATGAAAAACTACGGCGTGGTGCAGTATTTCGATTGGAGCTGGGTGTGGCTAAACGTTGCCACCTATATCCGGCTCAATGAGCGGGTTGCCAGCGATCCGGACCGCATTCAGGCGCTGGAAGCCCGATTCCCCGCGATGGTGAAAAAATACGCCGAACCGGCCTTTCAGCGCATTGGTCAGCCGGACTTCCTGAAAAACGGCGGGCGCTGGGCGTTTCTGATTCAGCCAATCACCGACATTCACCTCGGTTCGGGCGGAATGTCCACCCACTACCAGAATCTGGGCGACAGGCAGCAGGTCGATACGTTTACCGTGGTGGCGGTGTTTATTGTGGTGCTGGCCTGCGTCAACTTCATGAACCTGGCGACCGCCCGCTCCGTCAAGCGGGCCAGGGAGGTTGGAGTTCGGAAGGTTTTGGGATCCCACCGAAGCACGCTGATTGCGCAGTTTCTGACCGAGTCGCTGCTGTACAGCTTCATGGCTTCCCTGCTCGGATTGGGCCTGGTAACAGTGTTGCTACCGTTTTTTAATCAACTGGCGGGCAAAACATTTTCCGCCGACGTGCTGACATCCGCCGAGGTGTTGGCGGTTACGGGCGTGCTGGCCCTGCTGGTCGGGTTGCTGGCGGGCAGTTATCCGGCTTTTTACCTGACCTCTTTCAACCCGGTGCAGACGCTCAAGAACGGTATTCTCAAAACGTCGCTGGGTCAGCAACTAACCCGCAACGGCCTGGTTGTTTTCCAGTTTGTGGTTTCAACGGTCCTGATTGTTGGTACGATTGTGGTGTTTGCCCAACTGCGTTTTGCCCAGAATAAAGACCTGGGGTTGAATAAAGAAAACGTGCTCGTGGTCCGCAATGCCAACCGCCTGGGTCAGAACGAAGACGCTTTCCGGCAGGAGCTAACCCGGCTGGCCGAAGTTTCGAACGCCAGCATTTCGACCAGCGTGCCGTTGCAGGGCGGTTTCGGCGACTTTTATAACCCGGTTCAAACGGCGGAAAAACAGATTGCCAAAGACCTCCTGATGTATTCGTTCATGACGGATTATGATCTGGTGCCGACGCTAAACATCCGGCTGATCCAGGGCCGGAATTTTTCGCCGGAGTTTTCGGATTCGCTCTCGGTGATTTTGAATGAAACGGCGGTGAAGCAAATCGGCTGGAAAAATCCGATCGGGCAATCGCTGGTGTATCCGGGTGGGGTACGGCAAGCCTACAAAGTGATTGGCGTCATGAAGGATTTCGACATGGAATCGGTGCGGTCGGCCATGGTTCCGTTTGCCCTGTTTCATGAATCTTCCAAAAGTTTCGAGGAACTCAACTCGTACGTGGTGGCCCGCATCCGGCCGGGCAAGGTCGATGCGGCCGTCAAAAAAATTGAAGCCATCTGGAAACGGTTTAAGCCCGACACCCCATTTGATTACACATTTCTCGACAATGAATTTGCCAATGCCTACCGTACCGAGCAGCAAACCGGCCGGGTTTTCGGCGCTTTTACGGCGTTAGCCATTTTCATTGCCTGCCTGGGTTTATTCGGGCTGACCACCTTTGCCGCCGAGCAGCGGACCAAGGAAATCGGCGTTCGGAAAGTCCTGGGTGCATCCGTCGCCAGCATCGTGGGTCTGCTCTCCAAAGATTTTCTGAAGCTGGTCATCCTTTCCATTGTGATTGCCTCGCCGATTGCCTGGTACATCATGAACCAGTGGCTGGCCGATTTCAAATACAAAATTGACCTGGAATGGTGGATGTTCGTACTAGCCGGGGGGCTGGCCCTGGTGATTGCTTTTGCAACGGTGAGCTTTCAGAGCATCAAAGCCGCCCTGACCAATCCGACGAAATCACTGAAAAGTGAATAAAGCCGTTTTAAGCAACCGAATCTTTACTCGGATTAACTTTTATTAACAGGAGCCTAAAACGGTTCAATAGCGATTGCGAGTACCTTTGACGCAACACGAAACTTGCTGACGGAACGCATGTTAAAGAACTACTTTACAATCGCCTGGCGGAATTTAACGACGCAACGGAGCTACACGCTGCTCAACATCCTGGGCCTATCGGTCGGGATGGCGGGCGGCTTGTTGCTGTTTTTGTTTATCCGGTACCACCTGAGTACGGACCGGCACCACACCAAGTTTGACCGCATTTTCCGGGTCGTGACGGACATGCACCTCGACGACGGTTCGGTGGAATATTACCCCGAAGCCCCTTTGCCGATGGCGCTTGCCTTGCGAGCGGACTACCCGCAGGTTGAACAGGCGGCTTTTCTGATCATGAACCGCGAACTGGTCGTCAGCCAGCAGCAACCCGGTCGGACCGCTCCCCGGCGTTTTCAGGAGCACAGCGGCACGGGCCTGGCCGAACCCGAACTGTTCGAGATTCTGGATTATCAGTGGGTGCGCGGCAATCCGAAAACCGCCCTGCGCGAACCCAACACCGCCGTGATCACCGAATCGTGGGCTAAAAAATACTTCGGTGACGCCGACCCGATGGGGCAAACGCTGAACCTGAATCATAAGGTCGATGCCCGGGTTACGGGGGTTCTGGCCGATCCGCCCCGCACCACCGACGTAGACATCCAGTTGTTTATTTCGATGGCCACGCTCAAAACGCTGGACTCTCAGTTCAACCAGACCGATTGGGGACAGCTCAACTCCAACTACCGGCTTTTCTGCACGCTGAAGAATCCGGAAGCCGTTGGCAACCTGGAAGCGGCCATGCCGGCCTTGTCGAAAAAGCATTTTGGGGAAGGGGCTAAATACATTCAATTTCATTTTCAGCCGTTGCGGGAGGTGCATTTTGAGGTTCGGCGGCTGGCGACGGGCGTTACGGCCATTCGCCCGTCGTTGCTCTGGTCGCTGGGGCTGGTGGGCGTCTTTCTGGTGCTGACGGCCTGCATCAATTTTGTCAATCTGGCCACGGCGCAGGCCCTGC
This Larkinella insperata DNA region includes the following protein-coding sequences:
- a CDS encoding RagB/SusD family nutrient uptake outer membrane protein, whose protein sequence is MLRKFKTITLAVGIAAFSVTGCNDDFVNTQPLDQVSGEAVWSDAALSEAFVTGIYAGLGQGGFNEQQLASLTDETIFTHPGRNITTITEGRSNPADPGWVNETIEWNQMYLRIRAANLALANLAQPKFANTGKIVERLTGEAKFLRAYYYHQLVRYYGGVPIVDRPYELGEADYTVTRNTMEECINFIVKDCEDAAALLKGMSMAKGRANEVAALALKARILTYAASDLYDVPTAKAKSSTHAAYAKPELLGYTTGTRNERWLKAQAASKAVLDQTSYGFMFNMTAPATKEEGTANYMNIALSRNGGDRDVLFSRSFINEKQEAGGQQGLYNGPNGYHNWAGNTPISLLVDDYEMMDGSKFSWSDPAKATTPYANRDPRFYASIMYDGATWKPRTADVAAKDPVNQIQTGTYEVVNASGAKAMIPGLDTRKSSVEDWNGSYTGYYMRKFIDPNPAIVDQNTYQQIPWPFFRYTEAALNYAEACIELGQDAEARLWLNRIRFRAGMPAITESGAALRERYRNERRIELVFEEHRYHDARRWMIAPTTLGRKANGITITGMLKPGKTVTLYKYDPTSYDYSYKVTEIDPGKENRNWADKQYYLPIHRDEMNRNNKLVQNPGY
- a CDS encoding ABC transporter permease — its product is MLLNYLKIAIRNLRTHTVYSFINLFGLAVGVASCLLIVLFVNDERAYDQFLPNASRIYQLNTAGNFGGSDFTASGTPPPLGKTVMQEHPEVEAYTRLFKVMDAVVQREHNGKVNRSFTEAQIMAADSNFLQVLGFSTLLGDPATCLKEPNSVVVTEKIARKYFGKPNVVGQVLKINSDPFKITGVLADLPSQSSIQFDFLTPMKNYGVVQYFDWSWVWLNVATYIRLNERVASDPDRIQALEARFPAMVKKYAEPAFQRIGQPDFLKNGGRWAFLIQPITDIHLGSGGMSTHYQNLGDRQQVDTFTVVAVFIVVLACVNFMNLATARSVKRAREVGVRKVLGSHRSTLIAQFLTESLLYSFMASLLGLGLVTVLLPFFNQLAGKTFSADVLTSAEVLAVTGVLALLVGLLAGSYPAFYLTSFNPVQTLKNGILKTSLGQQLTRNGLVVFQFVVSTVLIVGTIVVFAQLRFAQNKDLGLNKENVLVVRNANRLGQNEDAFRQELTRLAEVSNASISTSVPLQGGFGDFYNPVQTAEKQIAKDLLMYSFMTDYDLVPTLNIRLIQGRNFSPEFSDSLSVILNETAVKQIGWKNPIGQSLVYPGGVRQAYKVIGVMKDFDMESVRSAMVPFALFHESSKSFEELNSYVVARIRPGKVDAAVKKIEAIWKRFKPDTPFDYTFLDNEFANAYRTEQQTGRVFGAFTALAIFIACLGLFGLTTFAAEQRTKEIGVRKVLGASVASIVGLLSKDFLKLVILSIVIASPIAWYIMNQWLADFKYKIDLEWWMFVLAGGLALVIAFATVSFQSIKAALTNPTKSLKSE
- a CDS encoding SusC/RagA family TonB-linked outer membrane protein, producing the protein MKNSTHQVPVPPEKRYLLVLYLMLISVTGALAQTTVKGKVTGSAGDVLPGVSIVVKGTTQGTTTTSEGTYTLNVPNKSATLVFSFIGYVTQEVALNGRSNLDVKLLDDVSQLNEVVVVGYGVQKKETVTGSVVSVKGTDLIKSPTTNLSNSIAGRLPGVVAVNRSGEPGYDGSAIRIRGTNTLGNNSALIVVDGVPARSGGLERINPNDIENISVLKDASAAIYGSRAANGVILITTKRGKTGKPQLSYSFNQGFSQPTVIPKLANAAEYAQMLNDLDVYGLPVSEWAAATQAYKTTGSYTRPDGTVRSAPYKPDDITKYNDGSDPWGHPNTDWYKSTLKTWSPQQQHNLQITGGTESVKYLASLGYQDQDAYYKRSATGYKQYDLRVNLDADINKYVHVAVGLLGREEFRFYPTRGAGAIFRMQMRGKPNQPAFWPDGRPGPDIENGENPVVITTNDTGYDKDKQDYFQTNGQLDIKIPGIEGLKFSGTAAVDKRLRTRRLWQTPWTLYERGTGVDANGIPNLIASRRGPAEPRLNLYSENQLNILLGGILNYERKFGTDHGLTVLAGVNRETITGEGFDAYRRYFISPAIDQLFAGGDLEKNNNGSAYERARINYFGRVAYNYKEKYLAEFLWRYDGSDIFPQATRYGFFPGFLAGWVISEENFLKNSIPAINYLKLRGSWGQLGNDQIYLPGTTNLATYQYLATYGFNTYIINNQQQKTLTEARIPNPTITWEVANNADIGLEGQLFNGKVNFEFDYFNNLRTSILYPRNASIPRTTGLVLPPENIGKVRNSGFDGQIGYNGQVKDLKFTVSVNGGYAQNKIIFWDEAPGAPAWQRTTGMPINSYIAYQYDGVFKDQAEIDANTLDYSAIVKTLRPGDMKYKDIGGPNNSGPDGKITPEDQVRNKRTNLPLFQGGMNISATYKSFDLTILFQGSAGAQQYISLGESGNIGNFLKEIYTDRWTVENPSSVHPRIANRSDQYYSNNNTYWLRSADYIRLKNLEVGYTIPDNIGKKVGVSSLRLYANALNLATLFNKLGSFDPEADNATGQYYPQARVINVGASIRF